Proteins co-encoded in one Prunus persica cultivar Lovell chromosome G6, Prunus_persica_NCBIv2, whole genome shotgun sequence genomic window:
- the LOC18774937 gene encoding probable receptor-like protein kinase At2g23200, with the protein MESLHNHKIHIPLFSLLFFLFHFSSLHFLSLAYEQPDKYFVNCGSKDDANLNGRVFTADSSSVSLCSDSEKSRAIESTNQSRNLYQTARIFYNQSHYEFTIAENGTYIVRLHFLTFSSSVNLSSALFDVLAFPNVSNSGFKLLSNFTAKNSSNSPLIKEFFLGIDPGTFKIYFVPQASSFAFVNAIEVFLAPASFSPENYNSSLPLVLHTIYRLNVGGQKFTPDNDKIWRNWDPDHIYLSNSNSAEDFRPSSSSTLFRQYSVESHGFVAADSDFIAPDLVYLSAKVMTSSTKGRSNPFNITWSFNVSADARHLVRVHFCDIIGPPGNLVFNLYSNGNFIKKVGGPAFRFNSLYSPFYYDFVLSSNGSEFINISIGPSIDTTTNNSFLNGLEMLEIIEGPALSNPPASVCNMKGRNKIKVGLVVGSVIGGLSLICILIVGILFGLKYRKAKRVETSEWSPMPAVGDHSWLTDGNITGSPMNYLNLGLKISFAELQQATNNFDTKLLIGEGGFGNVYRGTLLNGRNVAVKRGKRDEKGSGQGLPEFQTEIMVLSKIRHRHLVSLIGYCEERSEMILVYEFMEKGSLRDHLYDSNLPRLSWKQRLEICIGAARGLHYLHKGAAGGIIHRDVKSTNILLDENHVAKVADFGLSRSGPLDETHVSTNVKGTFGYLDPEYIMSQQLTEKSDVYSFGVVLLEVLCARPAIDRMLPRDQMNLAEWGMLCKKKGLLEQIVDSSIKNQIDPSSLRKFSETAEKCLQEDANDRPTMGDVLWDLEYAFQLQQTVKHREPHEDSTANASSAFVLPNIPCFPSVSSTINTDDLALPRDDELDTTEVEVFSQLRVGDAR; encoded by the coding sequence ATGGAAAGCCTTCATAACCATAAAATCCATATCCCTCTATTTTctctgcttttttttcttttccacttCTCATCCcttcactttctctctttagCCTATGAGCAACCTGATAAGTATTTCGTCAATTGTGGGTCTAAAGATGATGCAAACCTCAATGGCCGGGTGTTCACTGCAGACTCGAGTTCTGTTTCCTTGTGCTCAGACTCAGAGAAAAGCAGGGCCATTGAAAGCACCAACCAGTCGCGAAATCTGTACCAAACAGCAAGAATTTTCTACAACCAATCCCACTATGAGTTCACGATCGCTGAAAACGGTACTTATATTGTCCGTCTGCATTTCTTGACTTTCTCCTCCTCAGTTAATCTTTCATCAGCTCTTTTTGATGTTCTGGCTTTTCCTAATGTTTCAAATTCTGGGTTCAAACTGTTGAGCAATTTCACTGCTAAGAATAGTAGCAACTCTCCTTTGATAAAGGAGTTCTTCCTTGGGATTGATCCTGGcacatttaaaatatattttgttccTCAAGCATCATCTTTTGCATTTGTGAATGCCATTGAAGTCTTCCTTGCTCCTGCAAGTTTCAGCCCTGAGAATTACAACAGTAGTCTTCCCTTAGTTCTGCATACAATTTACAGGTTGAATGTTGGAGGCCAGAAATTCACACCAGATAATGACAAAATATGGAGAAACTGGGATCCTGATCATATTTATCTGTCTAATTCAAACTCTGCAGAGGATTTCCGACCCTCCTCCTCATCGACGCTTTTTAGACAGTACTCAGTAGAATCTCATGGTTTCGTTGCTGCTGATAGTGATTTTATTGCTCCAGATTTAGTTTACCTGAGTGCCAAAGTGATGACCAGTAGTACAAAGGGGCGATCCAATCCCTTCAACATAACCTGGTCTTTTAATGTGAGTGCGGATGCTAGACACCTCGTCCGGGTTCATTTCTGTGACATTATCGGTCCGCCTGGTAATTTAGTATTTAACTTGTATTCAAATGGAAACTTCATTAAGAAGGTTGGTGGACCCGCTTTCCGTTTTAATAGCCTGTACTCGCCTTTCTACTATGATTTTGTATTGAGTTCTAATGGATCTGAATTCATTAACATCAGCATAGGCCCTAGCATAGACACAACAACTAACAATTCCTTTCTAAATGGACTGGAAATGTTGGAGATAATAGAGGGACCAGCTCTAAGTAACCCTCCAGCTTCAGTTTGTAATATGAAAGGGCGCAACAAGATAAAGGTGGGTCTTGTGGTTGGTTCAGTTATTGGAGGCCTGTCACTTATCTGCATTCTGATTGTTGGAATTTTGTTCGGTTTGAAATACAGAAAGGCAAAGCGTGTTGAAACTTCGGAATGGTCACCAATGCCTGCAGTTGGTGACCATTCCTGGTTGACTGATGGAAACATTACTGGTTCCCCTATGAATTATCTAAATCTCGGGTTGAAGATATCTTTTGCTGAACTTCAGCAAGCAACAAACAACTTTGACACAAAATTGTTGATAGGTGAGGGTGGCTTTGGGAATGTCTACAGAGGAACTCTGTTGAATGGCAGAAATGTAGCTGTTAAGCGAGGAAAACGAGATGAGAAAGGGTCAGGCCAAGGCCTTCCAGAATTTCAAACAGAGATCATGGTTTTGTCCAAGATTCGCCACCGTCATCTTGTTTCCTTAATTGGGTACTGTGAGGAAAGGTCTGAGATGATACTGGTCTACGAATTTATGGAAAAAGGGAGCTTGAGAGATCATTTATATGATTCAAACTTGCCTCGTTTGTCATGGAAGCAAAGGCTTGAAATTTGCATTGGTGCAGCAAGGGGTCTTCATTACCTCCACAAAGGTGCAGCTGGGGGAATCATTCACCGTGATGTTAAGTCCACCAACATCTTGTTGGATGAAAACCATGTTGCAAAAGTTGCTGACTTTGGCCTTTCAAGATCTGGTCCTCTTGATGAAACACATGTCAGCACAAATGTTAAAGGCACTTTTGGTTACCTTGATCCTGAATACATAATGTCCCAACAGTTGACAGAAAAATCTGATGTTTACTCATTCGGCGTGGTTCTCCTTGAGGTGTTATGTGCAAGACCTGCTATTGATAGAATGCTCCCAAGAGACCAAATGAATTTAGCTGAATGGGGAATGCTTTGCAAGAAGAAAGGGTTGCTTGAACAGATTGTTGACTCTTCAATCAAGAATCAGATTGATCCTAGCTCATTAAGAAAATTTAGTGAGACAGCAGAGAAATGCTTGCAAGAAGATGCTAATGATAGGCCTACAATGGGTGATGTGCTGTGGGACTTGGAGTATGCATTCCAGCTCCAGCAAACAGTAAAGCATAGAGAACCCCATGAAGATAGCACAGCCAATGCTTCATCAGCATTTGTGTTGCCAAATATTCCGTGTTTTCCTTCAGTTAGCTCCACCATTAACACAGATGATCTGGCCCTTCCCAGAGACGATGAATTAGATACAACAGAAGTTGAAGTTTTCTCCCAGTTGAGAGTTGGTGATGCCAGATAA